One window from the genome of Dysgonomonadaceae bacterium PH5-43 encodes:
- a CDS encoding transketolase (product_source=KO:K00615; cath_funfam=3.40.50.920,3.40.50.970; cog=COG0021; ko=KO:K00615; pfam=PF00456,PF02779,PF02780; superfamily=52518,52922) produces MNDIKVLNLAADNIRILSAAMVEKAKSGHPGGAMGGADFINVLYSEYMVYDPDNMSWAGRDRFFLDPGHMSPMLYSALTLSGHYSLEDLQQFRQWGSITPGHPEVDILHGIENTSGPLGQGHTYAVGAAIAAKFLQAKTKKASNQKIYTFISDGGIQEEISQGAGRIAGHLGLDNLIMFYDSNDVQLSTDVDAVTSENVAMKYEAWGWKVITINGNDVNEIRKALDEAITVKDCPTLIIGKTIMGKGVVLPDGSSFEGQCSTHGQPLSGAGACFEGTVKNLGGDPKNPFSIFPEVQNLYNRRKEELRKIVGKQLEADAVWAKENPETAAKLNYWLTEKSPKLDWDSIQQKPNQPTRGASANVLGFLSKNVENMIVSSADLSNSDKTDGFLKHTHAMSRGDFSGGFLHAGVSELTMACICNGIALYGGVIAACGTFFVFSDYMKPAIRMTALMQLPVKYIWSHDAFRVGEDGPTHEPVEQEAQIRLMEKVKNHKGKNSMLVLRPADGEETTIAWKLAMENTDTPTGLILSRQNVNDLPAIENRYKEAQQAAKGGYIVQDDGDADIILLASGSEVSTLIEAATLLRKEGVKVRVVSVPSEGLFRTQTKEYQDSVITPGKKVFGLTAGLPVNLQGLVGCNGKVWGLESFGYSAPYKVLDEKLGFTGDNVYKQVKQML; encoded by the coding sequence ATGAACGATATTAAAGTATTAAATCTTGCAGCCGACAACATAAGAATACTATCTGCTGCAATGGTAGAAAAAGCTAAATCGGGACACCCTGGTGGTGCTATGGGAGGAGCTGATTTTATTAATGTATTATATAGCGAATACATGGTATACGACCCAGACAATATGTCGTGGGCAGGAAGAGATCGTTTCTTCTTAGACCCAGGACACATGTCGCCTATGCTATATTCTGCATTAACTTTATCTGGTCATTACTCATTAGAAGACCTACAACAATTTCGCCAGTGGGGAAGCATTACTCCAGGTCACCCAGAGGTAGACATACTTCACGGAATAGAAAACACTTCAGGTCCATTAGGACAAGGTCATACTTATGCCGTTGGTGCTGCTATAGCTGCTAAATTCTTACAAGCTAAAACTAAAAAAGCTTCAAATCAAAAAATATATACTTTTATATCAGACGGTGGTATTCAAGAAGAAATATCACAAGGGGCTGGTCGTATAGCAGGACATTTAGGCTTAGATAACCTTATAATGTTTTACGACTCTAATGATGTTCAATTATCTACCGATGTTGACGCTGTAACAAGCGAAAACGTTGCAATGAAATACGAAGCTTGGGGTTGGAAAGTTATTACTATAAATGGTAATGACGTAAATGAAATAAGAAAAGCTTTAGACGAAGCTATAACCGTTAAAGACTGCCCTACTTTAATTATTGGTAAAACAATTATGGGTAAAGGCGTAGTGCTTCCCGACGGTTCGTCGTTTGAAGGACAATGCTCTACTCACGGACAACCACTAAGCGGAGCAGGCGCTTGTTTTGAAGGCACTGTAAAAAACTTAGGTGGCGATCCTAAAAATCCTTTCTCTATATTCCCAGAAGTACAAAACTTATACAATAGAAGGAAAGAAGAATTAAGAAAAATTGTTGGCAAACAATTAGAAGCTGATGCTGTTTGGGCTAAAGAAAATCCAGAAACTGCAGCTAAGTTAAACTATTGGCTAACAGAAAAATCACCTAAGTTAGATTGGGACTCTATTCAACAAAAGCCTAATCAACCAACAAGAGGTGCTTCGGCTAACGTGCTTGGCTTTTTAAGTAAAAATGTAGAAAATATGATTGTTTCGTCGGCCGACCTTTCTAACTCCGACAAAACAGATGGATTCCTTAAACATACTCACGCTATGAGTAGAGGAGACTTTTCTGGTGGATTTTTACATGCAGGAGTTTCAGAACTTACTATGGCTTGTATCTGTAATGGTATAGCTCTATACGGTGGTGTGATTGCAGCTTGTGGAACATTCTTCGTATTTTCTGATTATATGAAACCAGCAATTAGAATGACTGCATTAATGCAACTTCCTGTTAAATACATCTGGTCTCACGATGCTTTCAGAGTTGGAGAAGATGGACCTACTCACGAACCTGTAGAACAAGAAGCTCAGATTCGTTTAATGGAAAAAGTAAAAAATCATAAAGGTAAAAACTCAATGTTAGTACTTCGTCCTGCCGATGGAGAAGAAACTACTATTGCGTGGAAACTTGCAATGGAAAATACCGACACTCCTACTGGATTAATTCTATCTCGTCAGAATGTTAATGATTTACCTGCTATAGAAAACAGATATAAAGAGGCTCAACAAGCTGCTAAAGGTGGATATATTGTACAAGATGATGGAGATGCCGATATAATTTTATTAGCTTCTGGCTCTGAAGTTTCAACTTTAATAGAGGCTGCAACGTTATTAAGAAAAGAGGGAGTTAAAGTTAGAGTTGTATCTGTACCTTCGGAAGGATTATTCAGAACACAAACCAAAGAATACCAAGACTCCGTTATTACTCCGGGCAAAAAAGTTTTCGGATTAACAGCAGGCTTACCTGTAAACCTTCAAGGACTTGTAGGTTGCAATGGAAAAGTTTGGGGATTAGAATCTTTCGGATATTCAGCTCCTTATAAAGTGTTAGACGAGAAACTCGGTTTTACCGGCGACAATGTGTATAAACAAGTAAAACAAATGCTGTAA
- a CDS encoding hypothetical protein (product_source=Hypo-rule applied; cleavage_site_network=SignalP-noTM; pfam=PF12883; superfamily=55464): MKKHLYYYLISFLISTTLSCCASTNEESEKEIIRFISDFYTEYINEGNKPGTFCIDCIIEIQKKYCTPELLNHIEFLRNEKDLDFDPFIQAQDFVLDWLDKMTIEKVKSRKSLYNVSFKYESEEEYTTITIGVKKYNNQYKIYYLDVYSDEVTTYND; this comes from the coding sequence ATGAAAAAACATCTATATTATTATCTAATTAGTTTTCTAATCTCAACAACTCTGAGTTGCTGTGCTAGCACTAATGAGGAATCAGAAAAAGAGATTATTAGGTTTATATCTGATTTTTATACCGAATACATCAACGAAGGCAACAAACCCGGAACATTTTGTATTGATTGTATAATTGAAATTCAGAAAAAATATTGCACACCTGAGTTATTAAACCATATAGAGTTTTTAAGAAACGAAAAAGATTTAGATTTTGATCCTTTTATACAAGCGCAGGATTTCGTTTTAGATTGGCTCGATAAAATGACGATAGAAAAGGTTAAATCAAGAAAATCTCTATATAATGTATCATTCAAGTATGAATCTGAAGAGGAATACACTACAATAACAATAGGTGTGAAAAAATATAATAATCAGTATAAAATATATTACTTAGATGTTTATTCTGATGAAGTAACTACCTATAATGATTGA
- a CDS encoding hypothetical protein (product_source=Hypo-rule applied), translating into MKKTVSFATAQVKIESDIDTILANAAPTSKPATAPVNDGAEYDNGETP; encoded by the coding sequence ATGAAAAAGACAGTTAGTTTTGCAACTGCACAAGTTAAGATTGAGAGTGACATTGACACTATCCTCGCTAACGCTGCTCCTACATCTAAACCTGCAACAGCTCCTGTTAACGATGGTGCTGAATACGACAATGGAGAAACTCCTTAA
- a CDS encoding replicative DNA helicase (product_source=KO:K02314; cath_funfam=1.10.860.10,3.40.50.300; cog=COG0305; ko=KO:K02314; pfam=PF00772,PF03796; superfamily=48024,52540; tigrfam=TIGR00665), which produces MAANTNSNQGYKNQSNTRKKKADAPSEAIGRVLPQAREIEEAVLGALMLEKDAYPLISEILTPKSFYDKNHELVFTAIRNLAIQQEPIDMLTIVEQLRKEGNLETVGGIPYIAHLSQKVVSSAHLEYHAKIVAQKAMARELISFSSGITTKAFDETNDVDDLMQEAEGQLFEISQKNLKKDFTAISPVIKESIHLMNEAAKRPDGLSGVQTGFRDLDKITSGWQNSDLIIIAARPAMGKTAFVLSMAKNMAVNFNTPVAVFSLEMSNVQLVNRLIINVSEIPGEKIKSGKLEQYEWHQLDQKVKILYDAPIYVDDTPSLSVFELRTKARRLVKEHKVKCIIIDYLQLMNASGMTFGSREQEVSIISRSLKGLAKELNIPIIALSQLNRSVENRSVKDGPEAKRPQLSDLRESGAIEQDADIVCFIHRPEYYKIYEDSQGRDLRGKAEIIIAKHRNGSTGDVLLSFKSDYIRFQNPDEDRIVAEHQSRMSSQENLIPADRPYSKSIEPDDSVPF; this is translated from the coding sequence ATGGCTGCAAATACAAACTCAAATCAAGGTTATAAAAATCAAAGTAATACTCGAAAAAAGAAAGCCGATGCTCCGAGCGAAGCAATAGGAAGAGTTTTGCCTCAAGCTCGAGAAATAGAAGAAGCTGTGCTTGGTGCTCTTATGCTCGAAAAAGATGCATATCCCTTAATTAGTGAAATATTAACACCAAAATCGTTTTACGACAAAAATCACGAACTTGTATTTACTGCTATCCGAAATCTTGCTATTCAGCAAGAACCAATAGATATGCTAACCATAGTAGAGCAGCTAAGGAAAGAAGGCAATTTAGAAACTGTAGGCGGAATACCATACATAGCACACCTTTCTCAGAAGGTAGTATCAAGTGCACACTTAGAATATCACGCAAAAATTGTAGCCCAGAAAGCTATGGCAAGAGAGTTAATATCATTCTCATCGGGCATAACAACAAAAGCATTCGACGAAACAAATGATGTTGATGATTTAATGCAAGAAGCTGAAGGGCAGCTATTCGAAATATCGCAAAAGAATCTAAAAAAAGACTTCACAGCTATTAGTCCTGTTATTAAAGAGTCAATTCATCTTATGAATGAAGCCGCTAAACGCCCTGATGGATTAAGTGGTGTTCAGACCGGATTCAGAGATTTAGATAAAATAACCTCAGGTTGGCAAAATTCCGATTTGATAATTATAGCCGCCCGTCCCGCAATGGGAAAGACAGCATTCGTATTGTCGATGGCTAAAAATATGGCTGTAAATTTTAATACTCCTGTAGCGGTATTCTCATTAGAAATGTCGAACGTACAATTAGTAAACCGTTTAATAATAAATGTATCGGAAATACCTGGCGAAAAAATTAAAAGTGGAAAATTAGAACAATACGAATGGCATCAATTAGACCAAAAAGTGAAAATACTATACGATGCCCCTATATATGTTGATGACACTCCGAGTTTATCGGTATTCGAACTCAGAACTAAAGCTCGACGATTAGTAAAAGAACATAAAGTTAAATGTATAATTATAGACTACCTTCAGTTAATGAATGCAAGCGGAATGACTTTCGGTAGCCGCGAACAAGAAGTTAGTATAATATCAAGGTCGCTAAAAGGATTAGCTAAAGAGCTAAATATCCCAATCATTGCACTGTCGCAGTTAAATCGTAGCGTTGAAAACCGTTCGGTTAAAGATGGACCTGAAGCAAAACGCCCTCAACTATCAGACCTTCGTGAATCTGGAGCCATTGAACAAGACGCCGATATAGTTTGCTTTATTCACCGCCCCGAATATTATAAAATATATGAAGACAGTCAAGGACGAGATTTACGAGGCAAAGCAGAGATTATTATTGCAAAGCACAGAAATGGTTCTACTGGCGACGTATTATTAAGTTTCAAGAGCGATTATATTCGCTTTCAAAATCCAGACGAAGACAGAATTGTTGCAGAACATCAATCTCGTATGAGCAGCCAGGAGAATCTTATCCCTGCCGACAGACCTTATTCTAAATCTATAGAACCCGACGATAGTGTACCTTTTTAA
- a CDS encoding small subunit ribosomal protein S15 (product_source=KO:K02956; cath_funfam=1.10.287.10; cog=COG0184; ko=KO:K02956; pfam=PF00312; smart=SM01387; superfamily=47060; tigrfam=TIGR00952): protein MYLDSEKKQEIFAKYGKSNTDTGSPEAQIALFSYRISHLTEHLKLNKKDYSTARSLKMMVGKRRRLLNYLKDRDIERYRAIIKELGIRK from the coding sequence ATGTATTTAGATTCAGAAAAAAAGCAAGAAATCTTCGCAAAGTACGGAAAGTCTAACACTGATACTGGCTCACCAGAAGCTCAGATAGCATTGTTTTCATACCGTATTTCGCATTTAACTGAACATTTGAAGTTAAATAAGAAGGATTATAGCACTGCAAGATCACTTAAAATGATGGTTGGTAAACGCCGTCGTTTGTTGAATTACCTAAAAGATAGAGATATCGAAAGATATCGCGCTATCATTAAAGAATTAGGTATCAGAAAGTAA
- a CDS encoding hypothetical protein (product_source=Hypo-rule applied; cath_funfam=3.50.50.60; superfamily=50249): protein MILRKTNWSIIAFVVTLSLTLTSCDWKGSLIINNKTKDDVIIKAYIEEQDSVSVKTFEIPYIKGKENYIYSLPGLNKTWGEENINNFVKNIQKVEIITSSYEKTLRKHHLLLLLTKHGGNKKKNIKITID, encoded by the coding sequence ATGATATTAAGAAAGACAAACTGGTCTATAATTGCTTTTGTCGTCACTTTATCTCTTACATTGACATCTTGCGATTGGAAAGGTTCATTAATAATTAACAATAAGACAAAAGACGATGTAATTATAAAAGCTTACATCGAAGAGCAAGATAGCGTAAGTGTTAAGACATTTGAAATCCCATATATAAAAGGGAAAGAAAATTACATATACTCATTGCCTGGATTAAATAAAACTTGGGGAGAGGAGAATATAAATAACTTCGTCAAAAACATACAGAAAGTAGAGATAATAACGTCGAGTTATGAAAAGACTTTACGTAAGCATCATTTGCTATTATTGTTAACAAAACACGGAGGTAATAAAAAGAAAAACATAAAAATTACCATTGATTAA
- a CDS encoding hypothetical protein (product_source=Hypo-rule applied; superfamily=81698) — protein MSRIYRFITNGDERTKYRDINNRYFKLKEERDETMRLLREYNKATKKGVFEYAEEMNFLYNFPEYTRALLFDTFNENVDLFNELIKSAPNESVADEFRNPQNEMKRVLVNAIEDTRRGL, from the coding sequence ATGAGCCGAATTTATCGCTTTATTACAAATGGCGATGAGCGAACCAAATACAGAGACATTAACAACAGATACTTTAAGCTTAAAGAAGAGCGTGATGAAACAATGAGGCTGTTGCGAGAATACAATAAAGCAACTAAAAAAGGGGTATTTGAATATGCAGAAGAGATGAATTTCCTATATAATTTTCCCGAATATACACGTGCATTGTTGTTTGATACATTTAATGAGAATGTCGATTTGTTTAATGAATTGATAAAGTCTGCTCCAAATGAAAGCGTTGCTGATGAGTTTAGAAACCCACAAAACGAAATGAAACGTGTCTTGGTTAATGCGATAGAAGACACTCGCAGGGGGCTGTAA
- a CDS encoding hypothetical protein (product_source=Hypo-rule applied; cath_funfam=3.80.10.10; cleavage_site_network=SignalP-noTM; pfam=PF13306; superfamily=52058) translates to MNKKLLFRTLLVVMALLSQLNLWAQETKVTLNVETAGTLSSLIAGGQKNEIVDLTLTGDLNGDDIRFIREMAGMDAAGDKTEGALTKLNLADANIVAGGAGYHFETITTPNVIGSYMFFQTNLSSIVLPNSITGIGEGAMYGCANLTSVTIPSDVNNIEKNAFTDCINIREFKVSNENETYSSLEGVLFDKDTTVLVAYPNAKSDTYSIPNSVIEIKESAFESCASLIDIIIPNSVTKIGDNAFKGCACLASIIIPNGVTKIGSSVFTNCIGLENIVIPNGVTTIGSYAFRGCVSLESITIPNGVASIGSSAFRGCTGLKSITIPESVTTIGSYAFRDCTELTGVYCKSETPSTINANSFEKVDKDICKLYVPMGSMADYAAASGWSDFLNIIEKDFTSIGSVNNNNISIQSTSNGIVIETKEATTISIFNMSAQKVYQSVVNGYEEISLVKGVYIVNGNKVIVK, encoded by the coding sequence ATGAATAAAAAATTACTTTTCAGAACATTGTTGGTAGTAATGGCTTTGCTATCTCAACTTAATTTGTGGGCACAAGAAACCAAAGTTACTCTAAACGTAGAAACGGCAGGTACTTTATCGTCTCTTATTGCGGGAGGTCAAAAGAATGAAATTGTTGATTTAACCCTAACTGGTGATTTAAATGGTGATGACATTCGCTTTATTAGAGAAATGGCAGGAATGGATGCTGCAGGAGACAAAACAGAGGGAGCATTAACTAAGCTAAATTTAGCAGATGCAAATATTGTTGCAGGTGGGGCTGGTTATCATTTTGAGACTATTACAACACCTAATGTTATAGGAAGTTATATGTTTTTTCAAACAAATTTATCTTCTATTGTTCTGCCAAACAGCATAACAGGAATAGGTGAGGGTGCTATGTATGGTTGTGCCAACTTAACAAGCGTTACTATTCCAAGTGATGTAAATAATATAGAAAAAAATGCTTTTACTGACTGTATTAACATTCGAGAGTTCAAAGTGTCTAACGAAAATGAAACTTATTCAAGTTTAGAAGGGGTTTTATTCGATAAGGATACAACGGTTTTAGTGGCATATCCTAATGCAAAGTCAGATACTTATTCTATTCCAAATAGCGTAATAGAGATTAAAGAGAGTGCTTTTGAAAGTTGTGCGAGTTTGATAGATATTATTATTCCAAATAGCGTAACTAAGATTGGCGATAATGCTTTTAAAGGTTGTGCCTGCTTGGCAAGTATAATTATCCCTAATGGTGTAACTAAGATTGGTTCATCTGTTTTCACTAATTGTATTGGCTTAGAAAACATTGTCATTCCAAATGGTGTAACTACGATTGGGAGTTATGCTTTTAGAGGTTGTGTTAGTTTGGAAAGTATAACTATTCCAAATGGTGTAGCTTCAATTGGTAGTTCTGCGTTTAGAGGTTGTACAGGCTTGAAAAGTATAACTATCCCCGAAAGTGTAACTACGATTGGAAGTTATGCTTTTAGAGATTGTACTGAATTAACTGGTGTATATTGTAAAAGTGAAACTCCTTCAACTATAAACGCGAATAGTTTTGAGAAAGTGGACAAAGATATATGTAAATTATACGTTCCTATGGGTTCAATGGCAGATTATGCAGCAGCGTCTGGTTGGAGCGACTTCTTAAATATCATAGAAAAAGATTTCACTTCAATTGGTAGTGTTAATAATAATAATATCTCTATTCAATCTACTTCAAACGGTATCGTTATAGAAACAAAAGAAGCTACAACTATCTCTATATTCAATATGTCAGCACAGAAAGTTTATCAATCTGTTGTTAATGGATATGAAGAAATATCTTTAGTTAAAGGTGTTTATATTGTTAACGGTAATAAAGTTATTGTGAAGTAA
- a CDS encoding tetratricopeptide (TPR) repeat protein (product_source=COG0457; cog=COG0457; superfamily=48452; transmembrane_helix_parts=Inside_1_20,TMhelix_21_43,Outside_44_243): MDKNNTFVNKRIDKLISMNKLNIVLISICLGLLACSKTEVAQHEYNREAIAKRDSALFIYTGFDTNKKLEEGRQDEIFSDEERAPIAMSLLSESISLDSTYIYSYTLKAQLLKDEGRYIEGIEVMEDAFRYTKGYMEDNIVRIHLIKGILYELMDSTSLAKENYYSALTQFDLITKDNPSDICNMINRIVLENFYNEEELALEKLKDLKKRKLSERDIILVNNIIEYFENNSRAELVEEMSVY, from the coding sequence TTGGATAAAAACAATACCTTTGTAAATAAACGAATAGATAAATTAATTTCTATGAACAAATTAAACATTGTATTAATATCAATTTGTTTGGGTTTACTTGCTTGTTCTAAAACAGAAGTAGCCCAACACGAGTATAATAGAGAAGCTATTGCTAAAAGAGATTCGGCTCTTTTCATATATACAGGGTTCGATACAAATAAGAAGCTCGAAGAGGGAAGGCAAGATGAGATATTTTCTGATGAAGAAAGAGCCCCAATAGCTATGTCCTTATTATCCGAATCCATATCTTTAGATTCCACATACATATATTCTTATACATTAAAAGCCCAATTATTAAAAGACGAAGGGCGATACATTGAAGGCATAGAGGTTATGGAAGATGCTTTTAGATATACAAAAGGATATATGGAAGACAATATTGTTCGCATACATTTAATTAAGGGTATTCTTTACGAACTAATGGATTCTACATCTTTAGCTAAAGAAAATTATTACTCTGCATTAACTCAGTTCGATTTAATAACAAAAGATAATCCATCTGATATTTGCAATATGATTAATAGAATCGTCTTAGAGAATTTCTACAATGAAGAAGAACTTGCTTTGGAAAAATTAAAGGACTTAAAAAAAAGAAAATTATCGGAACGAGACATTATACTTGTCAATAATATTATTGAATATTTTGAGAATAACAGTAGAGCCGAGTTGGTTGAAGAAATGAGTGTTTATTGA
- a CDS encoding hypothetical protein (product_source=Hypo-rule applied; superfamily=47113), with amino-acid sequence MREIIEVFLRRIFTYAQRYCNYHNTVNILIVSSANKKQQYNNMLLFYV; translated from the coding sequence ATGAGAGAAATAATTGAAGTATTCCTTCGGAGGATATTCACATACGCTCAAAGGTATTGTAATTATCATAATACTGTAAACATTCTTATTGTTTCATCTGCTAATAAAAAGCAACAATACAATAATATGCTTTTGTTTTATGTGTAG
- a CDS encoding hypothetical protein (product_source=Hypo-rule applied; cleavage_site_network=SignalP-noTM; transmembrane_helix_parts=Outside_1_9,TMhelix_10_32,Inside_33_130): MILRKTKWSIIAFVVTLSLTLTSCDYPSSLIINNKTKDDVIIKAYIEEQDSISVKTFEIPYIKGEEYCIYSFSEFHKTWGEENINNFVKNIQKVEIITSSYEKTLRKHHLLLLLTKHGGSKKRNIKITID, translated from the coding sequence ATGATATTAAGAAAGACAAAATGGTCAATAATTGCTTTTGTCGTAACCTTATCTCTTACATTGACATCTTGCGATTATCCCAGTTCATTGATAATTAACAACAAGACAAAAGACGATGTAATTATAAAAGCTTACATCGAAGAGCAAGATAGCATAAGTGTTAAGACGTTTGAAATCCCGTATATAAAAGGGGAAGAATATTGTATATACTCATTTTCTGAATTTCACAAAACTTGGGGAGAGGAGAATATAAATAACTTCGTCAAAAACATACAGAAAGTAGAGATAATAACGTCGAGTTATGAAAAGACTTTGCGTAAGCATCATTTGCTATTATTGTTAACAAAACACGGTGGCAGTAAAAAGAGAAACATAAAAATTACCATTGATTAA
- a CDS encoding ribose 5-phosphate isomerase B (product_source=KO:K01808; cath_funfam=3.40.1400.10; cog=COG0698; ko=KO:K01808; pfam=PF02502; superfamily=89623; tigrfam=TIGR00689): MNHQIIGLASDHAGFEMKEFIRILLDKRDIPYIDYGTYTTESVDYPVFGHKLAEAIEEKVVSCGIAICGTGNGINMSLNKHAAVRSALCWDEEIVRLARTHNDANVLALPGRFLSMDQAEKMVEVFLNTPFEGGRHQNRIDLIPIKSQE, translated from the coding sequence ATGAATCATCAAATTATCGGTCTTGCATCTGACCATGCAGGTTTTGAAATGAAAGAGTTTATCCGTATACTTTTAGACAAACGAGATATACCTTATATAGATTACGGAACATACACTACTGAGAGTGTCGATTATCCCGTTTTCGGACATAAACTTGCAGAAGCAATAGAAGAAAAAGTTGTTTCGTGCGGTATAGCTATTTGCGGAACAGGCAACGGCATTAATATGTCGTTAAACAAACACGCCGCAGTAAGATCAGCTCTTTGCTGGGACGAAGAAATTGTTCGCTTAGCAAGAACTCACAACGATGCAAACGTATTAGCTTTACCTGGAAGATTCCTTTCTATGGATCAAGCTGAAAAAATGGTAGAAGTATTCCTTAATACTCCTTTTGAAGGAGGAAGACATCAGAATAGGATCGACTTAATACCTATTAAAAGTCAAGAATAA
- a CDS encoding hypothetical protein (product_source=Hypo-rule applied; cath_funfam=3.40.50.10190; cleavage_site_network=SignalP-noTM) — protein sequence MKKTIIFIVALICCLPICLQAQEKQKKQKKQMQFAVVDSVGNIKVLNEQETKAIHLLNLKEAMAKGDVSKIIFCPPKIANEFFSQYKPVIIPEYFLLGALGSQKITPPDAKGTEIKDMKQYPAYAYLKNCIKETTGKDAVFTKIDNLTYKFYSPELALLINDFFDNNNELDMSKFNSQEEICSYLLGVYFDGGEKKNDVTYRFPCVDIRGTKIDNVFSLLRKSYSNNIKYSSSSLKGAIPGSAFIYFEPLAHLKNYLDSIETTRAQFASDIDRALAGTIFANAAPASKPATAPINNGAEYDNGETP from the coding sequence ATGAAAAAGACAATTATTTTTATCGTAGCATTAATTTGCTGTTTGCCCATTTGTTTACAAGCTCAAGAAAAGCAAAAGAAACAAAAGAAGCAGATGCAATTTGCCGTAGTTGATTCTGTTGGGAATATAAAAGTGCTAAATGAACAAGAAACTAAGGCAATCCATCTCCTTAATCTCAAGGAAGCTATGGCAAAAGGCGATGTGTCTAAAATTATTTTTTGTCCACCTAAAATTGCGAATGAGTTTTTCAGTCAATACAAACCAGTTATAATTCCTGAGTACTTTCTTTTAGGAGCTTTAGGCAGTCAAAAGATTACTCCTCCCGATGCTAAAGGAACTGAGATAAAGGATATGAAACAATATCCGGCCTACGCATATCTTAAAAATTGCATAAAAGAAACTACTGGTAAAGATGCAGTTTTTACTAAAATAGACAATCTAACATACAAGTTTTATTCTCCCGAGTTAGCATTGTTGATAAATGATTTCTTCGATAATAATAATGAGTTAGATATGAGTAAATTTAATTCGCAAGAAGAAATCTGCTCATACTTACTTGGCGTGTATTTCGACGGTGGAGAAAAGAAAAATGACGTTACTTATCGATTCCCTTGCGTTGATATACGTGGTACAAAAATAGATAATGTGTTCTCTTTGTTGAGAAAATCTTATTCTAACAACATAAAATATTCGTCTTCGTCGCTAAAAGGTGCAATACCTGGCAGTGCTTTTATTTACTTTGAGCCATTGGCGCATCTAAAAAATTATTTAGATTCGATAGAGACGACTCGTGCACAATTTGCAAGCGATATAGACAGAGCACTGGCAGGTACTATATTCGCTAACGCTGCTCCTGCATCTAAACCTGCAACAGCTCCTATTAACAATGGTGCTGAATACGACAATGGAGAAACTCCTTAA